The Carassius carassius chromosome 9, fCarCar2.1, whole genome shotgun sequence genome includes a region encoding these proteins:
- the LOC132149600 gene encoding NAD(P)(+)--arginine ADP-ribosyltransferase 2-like yields MLLIIEAVLLILAALGQDHRAAAVSEPIFPLDMAPNSVDDQYLGCKGKMAYLVKTKYLEKEMKNSAKFKYYWQNSENFVKFPKDQLTRNHLVALHMYTGKYIYRQFNDDTRYGKNQYKGKKFSWYSLHFLLTDAIQILKKQQNKCYKTYRGTTANFDKYVLNKEIRFGSFTSSSLDRKVTQSFGTKSCFEIITCESAELTKYSQYPYIKEVLIPPYEKFRVIAVKTKKYYKDLWCNTVFTLRSTGRTSYMNCALF; encoded by the exons ATGCTGCTGATCATTGAAGCTGTTCTTCTCATTTTAGCTGCTCTAGGACAG GATCACAGAGCAGCTGCTGTTTCAGAACCGATATTTCCACTGGATATGGCACCGAATTCAGTTGATGACCAATATTTGGGCTGTAAGGGGAAAATGGCATACCTGGTGAAGACAAAATATCTAGAGAAGGAAATGAAAAACTCAGCTAAATTCAAATATTATTGGCAAAACAGTGAAAATTTTGTCAAGTTTCCAAAAGATCAGTTAACAAGGAATCATTTAGTCGCTCTTCATATGTACACTGGTAAATATATATATCGTCAGTTTAATGATGACACTCGTTACGGTAAAAACCAATACAAAGGCAAGAAATTCTCATGGTATTCACTCCACTTCCTGCTAACAGATGCGATACAGATTCTGaagaaacaacaaaataaatgctataaaactTATCGTGGTACTACAGCTAACTTTGATAAGTATGTTCTGAACAAAGAGATTCGTTTCGGCTCATTTACATCCTCCTCTCTCGATCGTAAAGTAACACAAAGTTTTGGAACTAAATCTTGCTTTGAAATCATAACTTGTGAAAGTGCTGAGCTGACAAAATATTCTCAGTATCCTTACATAAAAGAGGTGTTGATTCCTCCGTATGAGAAGTTTAGAGTCATTGCTGTcaagacaaaaaaatattataaagatCTCTGGTGTAACACCGTCTTTACTTTGAGAAGCACTGGAAGAACAAGTTACATGAACTGTGCTCTATTCTAG
- the LOC132149599 gene encoding NAD(P)(+)--arginine ADP-ribosyltransferase 2-like has product MLLIIEAVLLILAALGQDHRAAAGAELKLDMALNSVDDQFMGCTSKMAYLVKTKYLQKEINSSPQFKIGWKVGENVVKFPKGYLTRNHLIAIYVYSDNNIYKQFNPDNRYGRKQYEFKTYKWYSLNFLLTDAIQILKKTQNGCRYTFRGTNVEFDKYVLNKEVRFGSFASSSIDYNIARGFGSKSCFEIYTCKGADVAKYSKYPYEKEVLIPPYEKFKVTAVRTRKYQPYLWCETVYTLKSTGTRSNLNCALFKKPNK; this is encoded by the exons ATGTTGCTGATCATTGAAGCTGTTCTTCTCATTTTAGCTGCTCTAGGACAG GATCACAGAGCAGCTGCTGGTGCAGAACTGAAACTGGATATGGCACTGAATTCAGTTGATGACCAATTTATGGGCTGTACATCGAAAATGGCATACCTGGTGAAGACCAAATATCTACAGAAAGAAATCAATAGCTCACCGCAATTTAAAATTGGTTGGAAAGTGGGTGAAAATGTTGTCAAGTTCCCAAAAGGTTACCTGACAAGGAATCATTTAATCGCCATTTATGTGTACAgtgataataatatatataagcaATTCAATCCTGACAATCGTTACGGTAGAAAACAGTACGAATTCAAGACATACAAATGGTATTCCCTTAACTTTCTGTTAACAGATGCGATACAGATTCTgaagaaaacacaaaatggaTGCAGGTATACTTTTCGTGGTACAAATGTTGAATTTGATAAGTATGTTCTGAACAAAGAGGTTCGTTTCGGCTCATTTGCTTCATCCTCAATTGATTATAATATTGCACGAGGTTTTGGATCTAAATCATGTTTTGAAATCTACACTTGTAAAGGTGCTGATGTGGCAAAATATTCTAAGTATCCTTATGAGAAAGAGGTGCTGATTCCTCCATACGAGAAGTTTAAAGTCACTGCTGTCAGGACGAGAAAATATCAGCCTTATCTCTGGTGTGAAACCGTGTACACTTTAAAAAGCACTGGAACACGAAGTAACCTGAACTGTGCTCTATTCAAGAAACCAAACAAGTAA
- the LOC132149582 gene encoding uncharacterized protein LOC132149582, with the protein MGRLDDAAKRKVVELREAGLSFRKIKAVLELENIKVSAQAIYLFLKEFQGRARKEDGVAVNSSKLVQTAARDVASSETRPAGWSDQQLRNLLREASRVTASHQAGSSLDARGGRSSRTGSAGVSVTQGGEKDEDIRIVSVTSLAQGTQHAGVQGPRSGLGTGAMSAANHVRRRHTPSPANPVLVARKRLLDKALLHRARVRDSVAQSGPQVSLSVRRDPSSFSGSEGRKLALPQTASYDLTTARPPNMRSLHQGASPHRRWIHQRVSVPIRAPQHSPRVSIRLPDPSTTGTTSQNPAPPARVQNVSNQPSPPPQRSGLDPEAVSGLQEQIQLLGSELRSLGLALRMMVDHQGRLEREQAQQTQVQKQILSTLQNLASKFEPLQSTSAPTLPASCSLSSSAPFGQTATGQGAYAQCSQAQTRYNEIHDSGLESIEVFSLDQLSPPTMNGFQQCPTSGGPPFSQAQARTATFTQAFAPSALQYTQPHTESFTGMDNKSADMPSTSADGSFQARSPPNQSSSLPLSPHEPELNIIKVENV; encoded by the exons ATGGGCAGACTGGACGATGCAGCCAAGCGCAAGGTGGTGGAGCTGCGGGAGGCAGGTTTGAGCTTCCGTAAGATCAAAGCTGTGCTGGAGCTGGAGAACATCAAGGTGTCTGCGCAGGCCATCTATCTTTTCCTGAAGGAGTTTCAAGGGAGAGCTCGAAAGGAGGATGGAGTGGCTGTGAACAGCAGCAAACTGGTGCAAACGGCAGCCAGAGACGTGGCCAGCTCTGAGACGCGGCCGGCCGGCTGGAGTGATCAGCAGCTGAGGAACCTCCTCCGAGAGGCTTCTCGAGTCACTGCCTCCCATCAGGCTGGATCGTCCTTGGATGCGAGAGGAGGACGGTCTTCCAGAACGGGTTCGGCAGGTGTTAGTGTGACACAAGGTGGGGAGAAAGATGAGGACATCCGGATTGTCAGCGTCACATCATTGGCACAGGGCACTCAGCACGCTGGCGTCCAAGGGCCGCGTTCAGGACTGGGAACGGGAGCAATGAGTGCTGCTAATCATGTGAGACGACGACACACACCTTCACCTGCCAATCCTGTGCTAGTGGCTCGTAAACGGCTGCTGGATAAGGCTTTGCTCCACAGAGCACGG GTCAGAGACAGCGTTGCTCAGAGCGGCCCGCAGGTGTCGCTGTCAGTTAGACGAGACCCGTCCTCTTTCTCTGGGTCTGAAGGCAGAAAGCTTGCGTTACCTCAGACAGCTTCTTATGACCTAACTACAGCCAGACCTCCAAACATG AGATCCTTGCACCAAGGAGCCAGTCCTCATAGGAGGTGGATTCACCAGCGGGTAAGCGTTCCCATTCGCGCTCCTCAACACTCACCACGTGTCAGCATCCGCCTCCCTGACCCATCCACTACTGGGACGACGTCCCAAAATCCAGCCCCCCCTGCACGGGTCCAAAATGTGAGCAACCAGCCCTCACCTCCTCCCCAGAGGAGCGGCCTGGACCCTGAAGCCGTGAGCGGCCTGCAGGAGCAGATCCAGCTGTTGGGCTCCGAGCTGAGAAGTTTGGGACTGGCGTTGAGGATGATGGTGGACCATCAGGGCCGACTGGAGAGAGAACAAGCCCAGCAGACTCAAGTCCAGAAGCAGATCCTCAGCACCCTGCAGAATCTTGCATCCAAATTCGAGCCTCTGCAGTCCACATCTGCGCCAACGTTACCAGCGTCTTGTTCCCTGTCCTCCTCTGCACCCTTCGGCCAGACTGCGACCGGTCAGGGCGCTTACGCTCAGTGCAGCCAAGCTCAGACGCGATACAACGAGATCCATGATTCTGGTCTGGAGAGCATTGAGGTGTTTTCTCTAGACCAGCTCAGCCCACCTACCATGAACGGGTTTCAGCAGTGCCCAACCTCCGGGGGGCCCCCGTTCTCCCAGGCACAAGCGCGCACGGCGACTTTCACGCAAGCATTCGCACCCAGCGCACTTCAGTACACACAGCCGCACACAGAATCCTTCACAGGGATGGATAATAAATCAGCAGACATGCCCTCCACCAGTGCAGACGGCTCATTCCAGGCTCGTAGCCCTCCTAACCAGTCCTCTAGTCTTCCGCTTTCACCCCACGAGCCCGAGCTGAACATCATTAAGGTGGAGAACGTCTGA
- the LOC132149592 gene encoding RNA-binding protein with serine-rich domain 1-like isoform X1: protein MTIAFTHAPPPCACRRINIVTASCSRKRQQDATLVTLGVECVAFCSFIMAPSPTKRRERSEDKPRERGKEKTAGKEGAEKERGRDKIRKRRSKSTGSSRSSSSSSSSSGSSSGSSSGSSSSSGSSHSGSSSSSRSSSSSGSSGSPSPNRRRHDNRRRSRSNSKSQKRTDDKERKRRSPSPKPTKLHLGRLTRNITKEHIQEIFSTYGKIKMIDMPPDRLHPNLSKGYAYVEYESPEDAQKALKHMDGGQIDGQEITATAVLAQRIRPVPRRPSPPRRMPPPPPMWRRTPPRMRRRADSRPFPRSRSPRRRSPVRRRSRSRSPGRRRHRSRSSSNSSR, encoded by the exons ATGACCATTGCATTTACACACGCCCCGCCTCCGTGCGCCTGTCGCAGGATCAACATCGTCACGGCTTCGTGCTCACGCAAGCGTCAACAAGACGCGACCTTAGTTACGCTCGGCGTTGAGTGTGTCGCGTTCTGCTCATTCATCAT GGCTCCATCACCGACCAAGCGCAGAGAGCGTTCAGAGGACAAACCCAGGGAACGAGGGAAGGAGAAGACTGCTGGGAAAGAGGGGGCGGAGAAGGAGCGCGGCCGAGACAAGATCCGCAAGCGCCGCAGCAAATCCACCGGCAGCAGCAG atccagctccagctccagcagcAGCTCTGGATCCAGCTCGGGCTCGTCCAGCGGGTCCAGCTCTTCTTCTGGTTCCAGCCACTCTGGGTCCTCTAGTTCCTCCCGTTCGTCCAGTTCATCCGGGTCCTCCGGGTCTCCCAGTCCGAACCGGCGGCGGCACGACAACCGGCGCCGCTCGCGATCAAA TTCCAAATCACAAAAACGGACTGATGataaagagaggaagaggaggagcccGAGCCCCAAACCCACCAAACTTCATCTGGGAAGACTCACCAGGAACATAACCAAG GAACATATTCAAGAGATCTTTTCGACTTATGGCAAGATCAAGATGATTGACATGCCTCCGGACCGTTTACACCCGAATCTGTCGAAGGGTTACGCTTATGTGGAATATGAGTCTCCAGAGGACGCCCAGAAAGCCCTGAAACACATGGATGGAG GTCAAATCGACGGTCAGGAAATCACAGCCACAGCTGTCCTGGCCCAGAGGATACGACCTGTCCCGAGAAGACCGTCCCCTCCGCGCCGAATGCCTCCGCCGCCGCCCATGTGGCGCCGCACGCCGCCTCGCATGAGGAGAAG AGCTGACAGTCGTCCTTTTCCCAGGTCTCGGTCTCCTCGACGCCGCTCACCCGTGAGAAGACGTTCCCGATCCAGGTCTCCGGGTCGCAGGAGACATCGTTCCCGCTCCAGTTCCAACTCGTCCCGTTAG
- the LOC132149592 gene encoding RNA-binding protein with serine-rich domain 1-like isoform X2, giving the protein MTIAFTHAPPPCACRRINIVTASCSRKRQQDATLVTLGVECVAFCSFIMAPSPTKRRERSEDKPRERGKEKTAGKEGAEKERGRDKIRKRRSKSTGSSRSSSSSSSSSGSSSGSSSGSSSSSGSSHSGSSSSSRSSSSSGSSGSPSPNRRRHDNRRRSRSNSKSQKRTDDKERKRRSPSPKPTKLHLGRLTRNITKEHIQEIFSTYGKIKMIDMPPDRLHPNLSKGYAYVEYESPEDAQKALKHMDGGQIDGQEITATAVLAQRIRPVPRRPSPPRRMPPPPPMWRRTPPRMRRRSRSPRRRSPVRRRSRSRSPGRRRHRSRSSSNSSR; this is encoded by the exons ATGACCATTGCATTTACACACGCCCCGCCTCCGTGCGCCTGTCGCAGGATCAACATCGTCACGGCTTCGTGCTCACGCAAGCGTCAACAAGACGCGACCTTAGTTACGCTCGGCGTTGAGTGTGTCGCGTTCTGCTCATTCATCAT GGCTCCATCACCGACCAAGCGCAGAGAGCGTTCAGAGGACAAACCCAGGGAACGAGGGAAGGAGAAGACTGCTGGGAAAGAGGGGGCGGAGAAGGAGCGCGGCCGAGACAAGATCCGCAAGCGCCGCAGCAAATCCACCGGCAGCAGCAG atccagctccagctccagcagcAGCTCTGGATCCAGCTCGGGCTCGTCCAGCGGGTCCAGCTCTTCTTCTGGTTCCAGCCACTCTGGGTCCTCTAGTTCCTCCCGTTCGTCCAGTTCATCCGGGTCCTCCGGGTCTCCCAGTCCGAACCGGCGGCGGCACGACAACCGGCGCCGCTCGCGATCAAA TTCCAAATCACAAAAACGGACTGATGataaagagaggaagaggaggagcccGAGCCCCAAACCCACCAAACTTCATCTGGGAAGACTCACCAGGAACATAACCAAG GAACATATTCAAGAGATCTTTTCGACTTATGGCAAGATCAAGATGATTGACATGCCTCCGGACCGTTTACACCCGAATCTGTCGAAGGGTTACGCTTATGTGGAATATGAGTCTCCAGAGGACGCCCAGAAAGCCCTGAAACACATGGATGGAG GTCAAATCGACGGTCAGGAAATCACAGCCACAGCTGTCCTGGCCCAGAGGATACGACCTGTCCCGAGAAGACCGTCCCCTCCGCGCCGAATGCCTCCGCCGCCGCCCATGTGGCGCCGCACGCCGCCTCGCATGAGGAGAAG GTCTCGGTCTCCTCGACGCCGCTCACCCGTGAGAAGACGTTCCCGATCCAGGTCTCCGGGTCGCAGGAGACATCGTTCCCGCTCCAGTTCCAACTCGTCCCGTTAG